The genome window AGAGCAGGCGCGGCTGATCGTGCTCTAGGGCCCGCTCCAGTAGCCAAGCTTCCAAGCCGGGGCTGTCCAGGTGCCGCAGCACCAGTTGCAGGTGCTCGCTACGGGTAACTGCCCGTTCGCCGTAGCTGGTCAAGGCATCCGGAGCGATGCCCAACTGCTGGCTGACAAAGGAGGCCACTGGCGGTGGCACCTGCTCGAATTAGTCTTCCGGCAGGTAGCCCAGCAGGCGCACCAGAGCCTGCTGCACAGCGCAGCCCGGGCAGTTGCTATCGCGGCGCTGGCGCTGGACAAACTCCCGGTCTGCCCCCGTTAGGTGGAAGTACTGTCGTAGGCCGGTTTCGCTGAGGGTGGCGGGTACTTGTTGGCAGCCCTAGCGTTCGGGCGCGGTCAGAAAGGGAGAAATCATGCAGGGGAGCGCGAGCCAAGAAGTTATGGTGGCTGTTGCAGAACTCATGGCCACTTCCTGATAAATAAGCCCGTATTCGTCATGGCGCTGGAACAGGCCACGAGTTCTGCAACAGCCACCATAGCTTCTTGGCCCTGGCCCCCGCCGACCCACCGGGCGGCGAGCCGCCCGAAAACAAGGGGGCAGAAAGTCGGACCAAAAATAAATGGGGCGTTAGCTTTGTGAACCTGACTTGTTGATCCGTTATGCACCAGACCTTCGGCTACGCCCGCGTCTCCACCATCGACCAGAACCAGGATACCCAACTCGACATCCTGACCAAGGCCGGCTGCGACCGCATCCTCCAAGATAAATCACGGGCGTGAGTGTGCAGCGGCCGGCGCTCGATGAGCTACTAGGCTTGCTGCGCGAAGGCGACACCGTATTAGTAGCGCACTTCTTTCGCCTGGGCCGCCGCCGCGACCATGTGATTCACCTGTTCAACTCCTTCTACCAGCGCGGCATCCACTTCAAGGCTCTGGACCTGGGCATTAACACCACCACGTCGGCGGGCAAGTTTATGTTCTCCATTTTCGCCTCGCTGACCGAATACGACCGCGAGGGCATTCTGGAGAAGACTAAAGCCGGCCAGCAACTGGCCGCCGCCCAGGGCAAGCACATCGGCCGGCCCAAAGGGCTTTATGAGCAAAGTTAAAAAGGCGCTGGACAAGGGCCTATCCGTGACTGAAACCGTGGCGATGACCGATATCAGCCTCTCCAGCGTCAATCGCTACCGTAAGTATCTGTCAGCAACGCTGACCCACTAACTCAGGCGGCCGAAAAGGCTTAGAGTAATTTTATCACCCGCTTCTATAAGAAGGCCGATTACGCTAGGCCAGTCCCGCACCTGCAAAGCCCTCGAAGCAGCCACTTGCACCGCCCTATCCGCAGGGTTGCTAGCCAAGATTCCGCAGTATGGCTTGAGCAACATAGCTACTACTTATCAAGTGCATGAATCTGATATATACCTCATGCTGATAAAAAGGCATAAGTATTTGTATTGTATAGAATAATTATTCTAAAATAATTATTCTATACGCTCCTTTTACATGTATAGTATACAAGCCCTTGTTTAAATAAGTAGGTAATATTATTTTTTCTACGGCCGATTGACATATATGATTCCATGTTAACTTGCCATGATGATCATAGAGTTCTAATTCTTCCCCCTTCTTAACTCCAGCAATGTGTATAATACCCTGGGTCGGGTTAGGGTAGGCTATGAATACTTCTGCTAAATTTTTCGAGCTATTAATCATTGGTAAGCCTGTACCATTTATCTGAGTAACGAAGCCTAAGCTGTGCGGCAAAGCGGCTGTCAAATGGATCGGACCAAAATCAGCTTCTTGTTGGAAAGTGCCTGCTAAGTATACCTTCCCGCTCCGGTCTAGTACAATACTTCCTGCTGCATCATCCATTGTTCCTCCGCCACTCGTCAACCAGAGGCAGTCGCCTGTAGTAGCGTTGAGCTTGAATACATACGCATCCAGTTTACCAATTTGGGGTACACCTGAAAAACCAGCCGTAAAATAGGCGCTTTCGTGAGAGCCGGTGACGTAGACATTTCCCTGGCTATCCACGGCCATACTATTGGCGTTGTCGGAACCAGTGCCACCGGCTCGCTTGGCCCACAGCCACACCCCAAATGGGTCCAGTTTCCCAACGAACACCTCGTCTAAGCCCGTTTTGTATAAATCGGTCGTGCCGAAATGCGCCACAGTACTGAAAAAGCGCCCGGCAACATAGGTATTGCCCTGCTGGTCAACGGCCAGTGTAGCGCCTCGATCCCAATTGTCACCCCCGCCACCGTTCAGCCATTGTGGCGTGCCCTGGGCATCCAGCTCGGCTACGAATACATTGCTGGACCCGTAGTTGGTAATCATGTCACTGCCGAAGGCTAGGCTGGAACTCGTAAAGTCGCCGATGATGTGCACCTTATCGGCCGCATCTACGGCTACGTCCTGGCCTTCTTCGTTGCCGCTGCCTCCTATCCCCCGGGCCCACTGCCATTGCCCACTGGTGTTGAGCTTCGCGACAAACGCATCCCGACTGAAGCTTCCAGTACCCACGTTGGCAATCGAATAAGGCCCAAATACGGCCGGGCTTTCTTCGAAGTGTCCAGTGATGTAAACATTGGCTTGGCTGTCAAGGGCCAACGCCGTAGGCCAAACGGTAGCATAGCCTCCATCCTGCACCGCCCAGAGCCAGGTGCCGGCAGGGCTGAGCTTGGCTACGAACCCGTTGCGACCGTTTAGCTGCTGTAGCTGAAGATGGCCGAAGGTGGCGCGGGCATTGTCGAAATAGCCTGTTATGTACACGTTACCCCCGGCATCCACGGCAATGTCAGTACC of Hymenobacter sublimis contains these proteins:
- a CDS encoding recombinase family protein, with the translated sequence MHQTFGYARVSTIDQNQDTQLDILTKAGCDRILQDKSRA
- a CDS encoding recombinase family protein → MSVQRPALDELLGLLREGDTVLVAHFFRLGRRRDHVIHLFNSFYQRGIHFKALDLGINTTTSAGKFMFSIFASLTEYDREGILEKTKAGQQLAAAQGKHIGRPKGLYEQS
- a CDS encoding SBBP repeat-containing protein, translating into MLLLWLACQTAQAQFVTFNQAVTIATQDGPYSTITPTALAVDPAGNTYLTGYFYDVVTLGTTTLQHTRGRIFVAKRDPSGRYVWVVQAGGGQREAGTDIAVDAGGNVYITGYFDNARATFGHLQLQQLNGRNGFVAKLSPAGTWLWAVQDGGYATVWPTALALDSQANVYITGHFEESPAVFGPYSIANVGTGSFSRDAFVAKLNTSGQWQWARGIGGSGNEEGQDVAVDAADKVHIIGDFTSSSLAFGSDMITNYGSSNVFVAELDAQGTPQWLNGGGGDNWDRGATLAVDQQGNTYVAGRFFSTVAHFGTTDLYKTGLDEVFVGKLDPFGVWLWAKRAGGTGSDNANSMAVDSQGNVYVTGSHESAYFTAGFSGVPQIGKLDAYVFKLNATTGDCLWLTSGGGTMDDAAGSIVLDRSGKVYLAGTFQQEADFGPIHLTAALPHSLGFVTQINGTGLPMINSSKNLAEVFIAYPNPTQGIIHIAGVKKGEELELYDHHGKLTWNHICQSAVEKIILPTYLNKGLYTIHVKGAYRIIILE